TCTTCCAAAGTGACCATCACTAAGGATATGTTGCTCAGTTGGGACCAAGGCTTCGACGCACAAGGCCAACAGGTGTGGGGTGCCACCAAAGGCGGGTACGAGTTTTTGAAAAAATAGACTTGTCGTGGTGGAGGGCTTTCCCGTCGCCAAAGACCTCCACCACGACAAGTCTAATATGCGAATGAGGGGTTGAACTTCTTTTCGTTTAGTATTCAACCTCTTATTCGCATAAACAACAAGAGTCATCGCCGAACGCTCGGGATGACTCTTGTTTATTGTTTCAAGTGAACAGTTGGCGCTCCTGCTTACCTCAGTAGGGTCACGTCACCTTCATACAGCACCTCCTGCCCGTCGAACAATTCAATCACAGCATACCACACAAACACGGCGGGGTTCATGGTTTGGCCCCGATGTCTGCCGTCCCAGCCATAAGCGGGGTCGTTGGGCAAGAAATCGTAGTGTTCGCTGACGAGTTCGCCCCAGCGCGAGTATATTTGGAACGACTTGATTTTCACCACGCTTCGAGTGTCGGCAAAAATCATGAACACATCGTTTTCGCTGTCGCCGTTGGGCGAGAACACGTTGGGCACATACACGTCCACGCTTTTATCCACCAGCAACAATAGTCGTGCATCGGCCTTGCAGCCGGTTTGACTGGCGACGTTCAGACGATATTGAGTGGAAGTGAGCGGGGTGGCGAGCGGGTTGAGGCAGGTGTCGCAGTCCAGGCCAGTGTTCGGTGTCCATTGGATGACTGCCAACTCGCTGGGTGGCACCGTGACTTCCGTGTTGATTTGATAGCTGTCGCCAAGCTTGATGACGACGCGTGTTTCCAAAGTGATTTCCAGCAATTCCCCTTCCACGATGGTAGTGGTCGCGGTCGCGCTGCACCCCACGGCATCAATGGCTACGATGGTATAATCGCCGGGGAGCAGGTTGGTGAAAAGGGTGTTCTGTGTGAACACGTCGCCGTTGAGCGAGTATCGAATGGGTGGTTTGCCTCCTTCCACGCTTTCCACCACGATAGCGCCTCTGTCATTGTAGCAGGGGGGCTGGTTCGTGCGAAGTTGGATGACTGGCACCTTCGGCTCTATCACCACTTGGTCGGTGGCGGTGCAGCCGGTGGCGACGATGGTGACCACGAGCGTGTATGTGCCCGGCAGGTCAATGGTCGGCGTGAGGGTGTTGCTACCCGACACGATATTGCCATCAGGGCTTGTCCACTGGTAGGAAAGCGTGCCCACGCCCGTGGCGCTGCCATTGATGGTGGCGAGCTCGCCAAAGCAAGCGATGCTAAAGGCTGTGCCCGCATCGGCAGTGGGTATTGACTGGTCGTTGCTCACCGTTGTGGCGACAAGGTTGATGCAGTTGTTGCTTGGGTCGTTGCCGATGAGATAATAGGTGCCGGGTTGGCTCACCGTGAGCGTGGTGCCCGTGCCGACGATGGTGGTGTCCGCGCCGTTGATGGTAGCCCACCTGAAGTTGATGCCATTCACTGGCGAGCCACCCGTGAGTGTCACGGTGGTGTTGAAGCAAGTGAGGAAGCCGGGCGGGTTGATGAAAAGCGGCGGGAAGGCCAAGTTTTCATTGATAGTGATGGAGGCGGTATCGGAGCAGGATGTGATGGTGTCCAGCACTATGAACTCGTAAAAACCAGCTTGGGTGACGGGCACGGGGTTTCCACCTGAATAAAACGCGCCGTTGAGTATCCAGATGGTGTTGGGTGCTGTGGTGCCCTCGATGGTGCCGGATAGGATAATTTCGCTGATGGTACAATCCAGCACGTCGCTGGGATTGAACGCGATGGATGCCTTGGGCTGGTTGGTTAGGTTGTTCACCGTCACGGCGGTCGTGTCGGCGCAGCCGTTGGCGTTCACTGTCAGGCGATAATTGCCAGCGGCGTCCACTGTGATGGTGGCTTGCGCTGGGTTGCCCACGATGGAGCCACCGACGGTCGTCCATTGGAAGGAGGAGCCTGTCAGACTTGAGCTGCCCGTCAAGGTCACGGTTTTCACGGCGCAGGTAATTGGTTCGGGCGCGGTGATGCTGGCTGCTGGTTTTTCTCTAAATGAAATGGGCGTGCCAACCGAGATAACGGCGCAAAAATCGCTCAAGTCCACATTGCCAGAGCCGTCGTTGTTGCCTGCAATGGCGGAAATGTAATACGTCGTGCCGAAGGTCATCGTCGCTGGGTCGAAGCAGAAAGTTGGCTGGCTGCTGCGGGCGATTTCGTTGACGATTTGACCGCCGCTTCCGGTGTGCAGCACAAATTGCCGCACGTCGTTGGCATCCAAAAACTCGCCGGCGGAATTGTAGGTAGCGGTGATACATTCAGGGCCGCACACGAACAAAGGCGCATTCGACATATCGCCGACGGCAGTATTGCAATTGAAAAGACCTACTGTGAAGTCGCAAACATCGGTGCAGCCATTGGCATCCGTGACGGTGGCTACATAAGTGCCTGTCCCTAAATTGTTCAAGGGCAATGTGCCAGACGAAACATTGGTTGGGGTGCCACCCGGCGACCAATTGACGACGTAAGGCGTTGTCCCGCCCGACACATTTACCTGTCCGGCGCCGTCTGTGAGGCCGGGGGCGCTGACGGTTGCGGTGGCGCTGCATGCAATTTGCGCGGCGCTGGCTGGTTGGCTGATGTTGAATGTGGCAGTGCTCGTGCATCCTTCGGCATCGGTGACTGTCACGGTATAGTTGCCCGCGACGAGGTCGGTGAGGTTTGCCGGGTTGCCGGGTTGGTTGGGCGACCAAGCGAACTGATAGGGGGCCGTGCCGCTGGTCACGCTCAGGTCAATGGTGCCTTCGTTGCCACCAAAACATTTGATATCGGTGGTCGCTCCACTAAACAAGACAGGGGCCGTATTGCTGGCGACAGTGAAGGTAGCGACTGCTGTGCAAGCGCCGCCGCTGCTCACAGTGACGGTGTAATCGCCTGGTGCCACGTTGGCCAAGTCCTGCGATGTTTGGGCGTTCGACCAAACGAACGTGTAATTATCGGGTGGTGTCACGCTGACGGTGATGGTGCCATTGTTGTCCACGCAGGATGTGCTGGGTGTGGTGGAGCCGCTCACGTTGGGTGTTATCACGCCGTCGGGGACGGTGATGTTTGCCACCGAGGAGCAGCCATTGTCGCCCGTCACGGTGACGGAGTAGTTGCCTGCGGGTATGTTGCTCAGGTTTACGCCATTAGAGTTGTTTGACCATTGATAGGTGTAGGGCGCTTCGCCACCGCTCACCGAGAGGCCAATGCTGCCATTGCTTTTGGCGCAGGTAGCGGCTGTCACAGTTTCATCAATGTCGGGCGAGGGCGTATCGTCGCCTACGGTGAAAGTGGCGACGCTAGTGCAGTTGCCTCCTGCGCTGACGGTGACGGAATAGTCGCCCGGCGCGAGGCTGGTCAGGTTTTGGGAAGTCTGTGCGTTCGACCAAGTGAATGTGTAGTTGTCGGGTGGTGTTACGCCGATGGTGACGGAGCCATTGTTGTCCGAGCAAGAGGTGTTGGAAGTGGTCGTGCCGCTCACGCCGGGTGTTATCACGTTGTCAGGCACCACGAAGGCATCCACTGAGGAGCAGCCGTTGGCACCCGTGACGGTGACGGAGTAGTTGCCTGCCGGAATGTTGCTCAGGTCTTCGTTCGTGGCGCTGTTCGACCACGAATAAGTGTATGGCGCTTCGCCGCCGCTCACCGAGAGGTCAATGCCTCCGTTGCTTTTGGCGCAAGAGGCAGGTGCCACGATTTCGGCAATGGCGGGGGAAAGCGTGTTGTCGCCCACGTTGAACGAAGCCACGCTGGTGCAACTGCCACCTGCGCTGACGGTGACCGAATAGTTGCCGCCCACCAGTCCGTTGAGATTTTGCGAGGTGGCGTTGTTCGACCAATTATAGGTGTAAACGCCAACAGGTGTCACGGTGAGGTCAATGCTGCCGTTGCTTGTCCCGCAGATGGTGTTGGGGGAAGTGGAGCCTGCTATCGAGAAGGTGATGGAGTTGTCGGGCACGGTTGCCGTGGCAGTGGTGGTGCAATTGTTGGCATCCGTCACGGTGACGGTGTAAGTGTCGGCAGCCACGTTGTTCAAATCTTGGGTTGTGGCATTGTTTGACCAATTGTAGGTGTAAGGCGCGGTACCGCCGTTCACGTTGAGGTCAACGCCGCCATTTTCCAAATCACAAACTTCGGGAGTGACGGTCTGTGAAGCTGTCGGGAGGGTAGTGTTGTCGTCCACAATGAACGATGCTGTGGCGGTACATCCTGTTCCAGCGGGGTCGGTCACGGAGACGGTATAGGTGCCGGGTGGCACATTGCTGAGGTCTTCCGATGTGGCGTTGTTCGACCATTCTATGATAAAATTGCCGGGTGGGGTTATCACCAAATTAACCGAGCCATTGGGGGTGGCACAGTTGGTGACGGGTGTGGCGCTGCCACCCAAGCTGAATGTGGAGCTGTTGTTGGGCACGTTCAGCGTGGTAGTGGCGGTGCATCCGTTGGAGGCGGTCACGGTGACGGAGTAGTTGCCGGAAAAAATGTTGGCGAGGTCTTCTGTGGTGGCGCCGTTCGACCAAACAAAGGTATAAGGCGCACTGGCACCGCTGATATTGAGGTCAATGCCGCCGTTGTCGTTGCTGCATATTGAGGGTGTCACGGTTGGGGTGATGATTGGATTTTGGGTGTTGTTGGTCACCGTGAATGTTGCAGTGGACGAGCAGCTGCCGCCTGCACTGACGGTCACTGTGTAGCTGCCGCCGTTCAGGTTGTTCAAATCTTCGGTGGTGGCGCTGTTCGACCAGTTGTAGGTGTAGTTGCCCGCAGGTGACACGCTGATGTTCACCGCGCCATTGCCCGTTGTGCATGAAGTGTTTTCAGAAATAACGCCTGTTACGTTGAGCGCCACGTTGTTGTTGACCACGTTTGCGGTCGCGGTAGAGGAACACCCGTTGGCACCCGTGACGGTGACGGAATAATTGCCTTGTGCCAAATCATTGATTTGATTGGTATTGCCGCTGTTCGACCACGAGAAGGTGTAAGGGGGCATTCCGCCTGTTGGGTTGGCGCTGGCCGAGCCGTTGTTCAGCCCACAAATGGAGGGTGTGGCGGCAGCGGCCAAATTGGGGGCGGTGGCATTGTTGGCTATGTTGAAACTGGCTGTGGCCGAACAGGTTAATCCGGTGCTGACGGTTACCGAGTAACTGCCGGGCGCGAGGTTGCTGATGTTGGGCGTGTTGGCACTGTTCGACCAATTGTAGGTATAATTCCCCGCCGGGGTGACGTTGAGGGTTATGGAGCCATTGGGGGTCAGACACGAAGTGTTCTCAACTGCGGTGCCCGAAAGGTTGATGACCACATCATTGCTGGGGATGGTGATGGAACTGACTGCGGAACAGTTGCCCGCCGCACTGACGGTGACGGCGTAATTGCCCGGCGGCAAATTGTTGAGGTCTTCCGTCGTGGCTCCGTTCGACCAAGCGAACGTGACGGGGGCTTGGCCGCCCGTGACGGTGAGGTCAATGGAGCCATTGGAGACACCGCAAGTGGCAGGAGTGACGGCGTGGGTCAGGCTGGGCACTTGCGATTCGTCGAGCACCACGAAGGTGGCGGTTTTGCTACAAGTGCCAACGGTCACCGTGACGGTGTAAGAGCCTGCCGCGAGGTTGTTGAGCACGGGCGTGAAAGCGCCGTTTGACCATTGGATGCTCGATGTGGGGGGGGCGGGGTTGAGTTGCAGCGTGATGCGCCCGTTGTTGGTGGTGCAGGAGGTTTTGTTCAGCACTGTGCCGTTGATGATAATGTCAATGATGTCGTCGGGCAAATCGCCGCTGGTTTCGGAGGTGCAGCCGTTGGCGGACGTTACGGTGACGGAGTAAAAGTCCGGCGGTACGTTGTTCAAATCTTGGGTGGTCTGCCCACTCGACCATTGGTAGGTGTATGGTGGCACGCCGCTACTCACGGTCAGGTCAATGCCTCCGTTGCTAAGGCCACAGGTGGCAAATTTATATTCAACGAAAATAATCGGCACGTTGGGCTGGTCAATTACGTCGAAGGTGGCTGTTTGGAAGCAGGAGCCTTGCCCCTGTACAGTGACGGTGTAGGTGCCGCCTGGTAGGCCATTGATGTTTTGCGTGGTTTGGCCACTCGACCATTGATATGTGTAAGGGCCAAGTGCGGGTGGTGTGACGTTGAGGGTGATGGCGCCGTTGCCGCCAACGCATACTGTGTTGATGGTTGCGTTTCCAGTCACGTTGATGGGGGGATTGTTGTTTCCGATGTCGAAATTGGCGACATTGGTACATCCGTTGGCTCCTGTGACGGTGACGGAATAGCTGCCTGCTGGCACGTTGTTGATATTCTGAGTTGTTTGTCCGCTCGACCATTGGTAGGTGTAGGGCGGGACGGCGCCACTCACGGTGATATTGATGCCGCCGTTCGACAAGTCGCAGGTGCTGCTGGTTGGGTTGCCGTTGATGGTGGGGCCGTTGGGGTTTTCGGGTATGGTGAAGCTGGCGATTTGGCTGCATGAGCCGCTGCCCGTCACGGTGACGGTGTAGGTGCCTTGCACCAAATTGCTGATGCTGGGCGTGGTGGCACCGTTCGACCATGAATAGGTGTAAACGCCTGGCGGCGCGACGGATGTGGTGATGCTGCCGTTTCCGTTTCCATTGCAAAGGGTGTTGGCAATCACGTTTCCGTTCACTGTGATGAGCGGGTTTTCGTTGGAAACGTTCACGCCTGTACTGGCGGTGCAGCCATTCGCGCCTGTGACGGTGACACCGTAGAATCCTGCCGGAATGTTGACGAGGTTTTGTGTGGTGGCTCCGTTGGTCCAGCTGAACGTGTAAGGCATGACACCTCCTGAGACACTCAGGTTGATGCCGCCATTGCTTTGGTCGCAAGTACTGGACACGGGGGTGATGTTGATGACTGGCAAGTTAGGGTTGTCTGCCACGGTGAAGCTGGCCGTTTGGGTGCAAGCGCCGCCGGCATTCACCGTGACGGTATAAGTGCCGGGGGGCAGGTTGTTGATGTTGGGCGTGGTGGCGCCATTCGACCATGTGTATGTGTAGTTTGGGTTGGGTGGCGCGACGCTGATACTGATGCTGCCATTGCCACCCGAACAAGTGGTATTGGCTACCGGGGTGCCGTTGATGGTGATGGGAGGGTTGTTGTTGTTCACATTTATGTTGGCAACCGAAGAGCAACCGTTGGCTCCCGTGACGGTGAGGGTGTAACTGCCGGCGGGGATGTTGGATAGGTTTTGCGAGCTAGAACCGTTCGACCATTGAAAAGTATAAGGCGAGACACCACCTGTGACCGATATGCTGATGCTTCCATTGCTGAGTTCGCAGGTGGACGGTATCACGTTCGGGTTTATGTTCGGATTGTTCGGGTTGTTTGGGATGGTGAAAGTGTTCGTCTGTGTGCAAGCGCCGCCTGCGCTCACGGTGACGGTATAAGAGCCGGGCTCCAAATTGCTCAAATTTGGTGTGGTGGCTCCGTTCGACCATGTGTAGGTATAGTTCGGGTTGGCTGGGGTAACGTTCAGGTTGATAGCTCCATTTCCACCTATACAGGTGGTGTTGGCGGTTATGTTGGCGTTGATGTTGAAAGTGGGGTTGTTGTTGCCGACAGTAAAATTGCCTACCTGCGTGCAGCCATTGGCTCCCGTGACGGTGACCGAATAGCTGCCCGCCGGGATGTTGTTCAGGTCTTCCGATGTGGAGCCGTTCGACCATGTAAAGAGGTAGGGCGGCACGCCTCCAGACACATTGATATTGATGCTGCCATTATCCAACTCGCAAGTGGATTGCGTGGTGGTGCCTGTCACGTTTGGCTGGTTGGGGTTGTTGCCTACGTTGAAAGTGGCGGTGTTGCTGCAGGTTGGCCCGGCGGTCACGGTAATTGTATAAGCGCCTGGCTCAAGGTTGTTGATGTCTTGCGTGGTTGCGCCGTTCGACCATTGGTAGGTGTAGTTTCCGGGCGGCGGGTTGACGCTGACATCAATCGCGCCATTTCCCCCGTTGCAGGTTGTGTTGGCTGTGACGTTGGCCGTGATGTTGAGGTTTACGATGTTGTCATTGACGGTTGCGGTGAATTCCCTCGTGCAACCGGTAGCTTCCGTGATGGTGACGGTGTAGGAGCCGGCAGGTATGTTGCTGAGGTCTTCTGTTGTCGCGCCGTTTGACCATTGGAACAAATAGGGTTGGCTGCCGCCACTGACGGTAAGGTTGATGCCGCCATTGTCGAGGCCACATTGAGAGTTGATGACCGTGGCAGAGGTATTGATGGTGACTTGTGTCACTGATGCCGAGCCGGAAACCGTACCGTTACAGCCATTCGCGCCACCCGGCACGGACACGTTTTGCAAGCCATAGTTGCCCACTTGGTTGACCGTATAAGTGTACGGGTTTTCACTCGTCGTGATGGGCGCTTGGGGGGAACCATTAAAGGTAGGGGTAAACGTCCATGGCCCCTCACCTGTGAAAGTGACCGTCAAGTTGACGGTGCCACCGCCGCCTTGGCACAATTGCCCACTACCCGAGATGGTAGCGGTAGGTGTCGGAATCACGTCAATGGTGATGCACGATGGGGTGGGGTTGGCATAGCAGCCGTTTGCGGTGGTGACGCAAAGGTCGGCAGAGGTGGTATTGTTGCCCCAGCTGACGTTCACGTTCGGGCCGGAGCCGCTGATGGTGCCTATGTTTGGCGTGAGGGTCCAAGTATATGTCGTAGCGCCTCCAACTGGTGGAAGCGAGTAGCCTGTCGTGGAGTTTTGGCACACCTCCTGCAAGCCGGTGATGGGGCCGGGGTCATTGGGCGGCACACCGACGGTGGAGCCGGAAAGCACGGTAATCGAGTAGTCACACACGTTGCCAGCGCATCCATCAAGCACGAAGTAGTAAATCTGACCGACGACGAAGTTGTTTGAGCTCAGAATGAATGGGTTCTGCGTGCACTGGCATTGCAGGGCCAATGGCTGGCTGACGCAAGCAGAATAGATGCCGCCTTGCAAGCCCATATTTGGGCCGGGCGTGCAGTTGGTGGGGGTCACTTGGATGGTGATAGAGGTGGTGCCAGCAAAAAATGCGAACCATTCATCATTGTTCAGCACAAACTGCCCGCCACATCCTGGAAAGTTTTGCTGCTGGTTGTTGTTATTGATGGTGTTGCAGTAACCGTCGAGGTTTTCGCACAACACGGGCGCTTGGACGCATGTATTCCCCGCGTCGGGGAATCCCGGAGGTGGACATTGACCAAAAAGCGGATAACACAGGATTGACAGGGCACAAGTAAGGACGTGGTAGAAAAATTTCATGAAGAACAGAAAGTTTATGTGTTTAGAGCCTTACGGAAAAGAACATTCCACCGTTGCGAAGGGCACGGGGTGTAAGGATGAAATAAATCGGTGTAGGAGAGTAGTTGCTTAGATACTAGCGAGAACGCTTT
This genomic interval from Saprospiraceae bacterium contains the following:
- a CDS encoding gliding motility-associated C-terminal domain-containing protein, producing MKFFYHVLTCALSILCYPLFGQCPPPGFPDAGNTCVQAPVLCENLDGYCNTINNNNQQQNFPGCGGQFVLNNDEWFAFFAGTTSITIQVTPTNCTPGPNMGLQGGIYSACVSQPLALQCQCTQNPFILSSNNFVVGQIYYFVLDGCAGNVCDYSITVLSGSTVGVPPNDPGPITGLQEVCQNSTTGYSLPPVGGATTYTWTLTPNIGTISGSGPNVNVSWGNNTTSADLCVTTANGCYANPTPSCITIDVIPTPTATISGSGQLCQGGGGTVNLTVTFTGEGPWTFTPTFNGSPQAPITTSENPYTYTVNQVGNYGLQNVSVPGGANGCNGTVSGSASVTQVTINTSATVINSQCGLDNGGINLTVSGGSQPYLFQWSNGATTEDLSNIPAGSYTVTITEATGCTREFTATVNDNIVNLNITANVTANTTCNGGNGAIDVSVNPPPGNYTYQWSNGATTQDINNLEPGAYTITVTAGPTCSNTATFNVGNNPNQPNVTGTTTQSTCELDNGSININVSGGVPPYLFTWSNGSTSEDLNNIPAGSYSVTVTGANGCTQVGNFTVGNNNPTFNINANITANTTCIGGNGAINLNVTPANPNYTYTWSNGATTPNLSNLEPGSYTVTVSAGGACTQTNTFTIPNNPNNPNINPNVIPSTCELSNGSISISVTGGVSPYTFQWSNGSSSQNLSNIPAGSYTLTVTGANGCSSVANINVNNNNPPITINGTPVANTTCSGGNGSISISVAPPNPNYTYTWSNGATTPNINNLPPGTYTVTVNAGGACTQTASFTVADNPNLPVINITPVSSTCDQSNGGINLSVSGGVMPYTFSWTNGATTQNLVNIPAGFYGVTVTGANGCTASTGVNVSNENPLITVNGNVIANTLCNGNGNGSITTSVAPPGVYTYSWSNGATTPSISNLVQGTYTVTVTGSGSCSQIASFTIPENPNGPTINGNPTSSTCDLSNGGINITVSGAVPPYTYQWSSGQTTQNINNVPAGSYSVTVTGANGCTNVANFDIGNNNPPINVTGNATINTVCVGGNGAITLNVTPPALGPYTYQWSSGQTTQNINGLPGGTYTVTVQGQGSCFQTATFDVIDQPNVPIIFVEYKFATCGLSNGGIDLTVSSGVPPYTYQWSSGQTTQDLNNVPPDFYSVTVTSANGCTSETSGDLPDDIIDIIINGTVLNKTSCTTNNGRITLQLNPAPPTSSIQWSNGAFTPVLNNLAAGSYTVTVTVGTCSKTATFVVLDESQVPSLTHAVTPATCGVSNGSIDLTVTGGQAPVTFAWSNGATTEDLNNLPPGNYAVTVSAAGNCSAVSSITIPSNDVVINLSGTAVENTSCLTPNGSITLNVTPAGNYTYNWSNSANTPNISNLAPGSYSVTVSTGLTCSATASFNIANNATAPNLAAAATPSICGLNNGSASANPTGGMPPYTFSWSNSGNTNQINDLAQGNYSVTVTGANGCSSTATANVVNNNVALNVTGVISENTSCTTGNGAVNISVSPAGNYTYNWSNSATTEDLNNLNGGSYTVTVSAGGSCSSTATFTVTNNTQNPIITPTVTPSICSNDNGGIDLNISGASAPYTFVWSNGATTEDLANIFSGNYSVTVTASNGCTATTTLNVPNNSSTFSLGGSATPVTNCATPNGSVNLVITPPGNFIIEWSNNATSEDLSNVPPGTYTVSVTDPAGTGCTATASFIVDDNTTLPTASQTVTPEVCDLENGGVDLNVNGGTAPYTYNWSNNATTQDLNNVAADTYTVTVTDANNCTTTATATVPDNSITFSIAGSTSPNTICGTSNGSIDLTVTPVGVYTYNWSNNATSQNLNGLVGGNYSVTVSAGGSCTSVASFNVGDNTLSPAIAEIVAPASCAKSNGGIDLSVSGGEAPYTYSWSNSATNEDLSNIPAGNYSVTVTGANGCSSVDAFVVPDNVITPGVSGTTTSNTSCSDNNGSVTIGVTPPDNYTFTWSNAQTSQNLTSLAPGDYSVTVSAGGNCTSVATFTVGDDTPSPDIDETVTAATCAKSNGSIGLSVSGGEAPYTYQWSNNSNGVNLSNIPAGNYSVTVTGDNGCSSVANITVPDGVITPNVSGSTTPSTSCVDNNGTITVSVTPPDNYTFVWSNAQTSQDLANVAPGDYTVTVSSGGACTAVATFTVASNTAPVLFSGATTDIKCFGGNEGTIDLSVTSGTAPYQFAWSPNQPGNPANLTDLVAGNYTVTVTDAEGCTSTATFNISQPASAAQIACSATATVSAPGLTDGAGQVNVSGGTTPYVVNWSPGGTPTNVSSGTLPLNNLGTGTYVATVTDANGCTDVCDFTVGLFNCNTAVGDMSNAPLFVCGPECITATYNSAGEFLDANDVRQFVLHTGSGGQIVNEIARSSQPTFCFDPATMTFGTTYYISAIAGNNDGSGNVDLSDFCAVISVGTPISFREKPAASITAPEPITCAVKTVTLTGSSSLTGSSFQWTTVGGSIVGNPAQATITVDAAGNYRLTVNANGCADTTAVTVNNLTNQPKASIAFNPSDVLDCTISEIILSGTIEGTTAPNTIWILNGAFYSGGNPVPVTQAGFYEFIVLDTITSCSDTASITINENLAFPPLFINPPGFLTCFNTTVTLTGGSPVNGINFRWATINGADTTIVGTGTTLTVSQPGTYYLIGNDPSNNCINLVATTVSNDQSIPTADAGTAFSIACFGELATINGSATGVGTLSYQWTSPDGNIVSGSNTLTPTIDLPGTYTLVVTIVATGCTATDQVVIEPKVPVIQLRTNQPPCYNDRGAIVVESVEGGKPPIRYSLNGDVFTQNTLFTNLLPGDYTIVAIDAVGCSATATTTIVEGELLEITLETRVVIKLGDSYQINTEVTVPPSELAVIQWTPNTGLDCDTCLNPLATPLTSTQYRLNVASQTGCKADARLLLLVDKSVDVYVPNVFSPNGDSENDVFMIFADTRSVVKIKSFQIYSRWGELVSEHYDFLPNDPAYGWDGRHRGQTMNPAVFVWYAVIELFDGQEVLYEGDVTLLR